From Pantoea sp. Ep11b, the proteins below share one genomic window:
- a CDS encoding epoxyqueuosine reductase QueH: MSEPFQRQPLPLPGGHNKVLLHSCCAPCSGEVMEAMLASGIDYTIYFYNPNIHPLKEYELRKEENIRFAEKFGVPFVDADYDRDNWFERARGLEWSPERGERCTMCFDMRFERTALYAHENGFPVMTSCLGISRWKDMKQINSCGVRAAAAYPDLLYWEFNWRKGGGSARMIEISKRESFYQQEYCGCVYSLRDTNRHRVAQGRERIQIGVQYYQPDES; encoded by the coding sequence ATGTCTGAACCTTTCCAGCGTCAGCCACTGCCTCTGCCAGGCGGTCATAACAAAGTCCTGCTGCACTCCTGCTGCGCGCCCTGTTCGGGCGAAGTCATGGAAGCGATGCTGGCCTCCGGCATTGATTACACGATCTATTTCTACAACCCGAATATTCATCCACTTAAAGAGTATGAACTGCGTAAAGAGGAGAACATCCGCTTTGCCGAAAAGTTTGGCGTGCCCTTTGTGGATGCTGACTACGATCGGGATAACTGGTTTGAGCGCGCGCGCGGACTGGAGTGGTCGCCGGAACGGGGCGAGCGCTGCACCATGTGCTTTGATATGCGCTTCGAGCGTACGGCACTCTATGCGCATGAGAACGGCTTCCCGGTCATGACCAGTTGCCTGGGGATTTCGCGCTGGAAAGATATGAAACAGATTAACAGCTGCGGTGTACGCGCCGCGGCGGCCTATCCGGACCTGCTTTACTGGGAGTTTAACTGGCGTAAAGGCGGCGGTTCGGCGCGCATGATTGAAATCAGCAAGCGCGAAAGTTTCTATCAGCAGGAGTATTGCGGCTGTGTCTATTCCCTGCGCGACACCAATCGTCATCGCGTCGCCCAGGGACGTGAGCGTATTCAGATTGGTGTGCAATATTATCAGCCTGATGAGTCCTGA
- a CDS encoding helix-turn-helix domain-containing protein, translating to MTDNKHNESVIISITEWINHNLDQRLSVDDIAEKAGYSKWYLQKLFARYHNETLARYIRKKKLNASVNDLKNSHAPIIALALKYHFESQQSFTRSFRQIMGCTPSACRKRQLSDAAKQQPGYTDNPCAQCSYGQHDSGPDGSVTLRPVMTATHGHAQAATCRNAG from the coding sequence ATGACCGACAATAAACATAACGAAAGCGTAATTATTTCTATAACCGAGTGGATTAATCACAATCTCGATCAGCGTTTAAGCGTGGACGATATTGCAGAAAAAGCGGGTTACTCAAAATGGTATTTACAGAAGCTCTTTGCCCGTTATCACAATGAAACGCTGGCGCGCTATATCCGCAAGAAAAAGCTTAACGCCAGCGTGAATGATTTAAAGAACAGCCACGCCCCGATCATCGCGCTGGCGCTGAAATACCATTTCGAAAGTCAGCAATCTTTTACCCGTTCATTCAGGCAGATCATGGGCTGCACGCCCAGCGCCTGCCGGAAGCGTCAGCTGAGCGACGCGGCAAAGCAACAGCCGGGCTATACGGATAACCCCTGTGCGCAGTGCAGTTACGGGCAACACGACAGCGGACCGGACGGCAGCGTTACGCTGCGGCCGGTGATGACCGCCACGCACGGCCATGCACAGGCCGCGACCTGTCGCAACGCAGGATAA